A stretch of Aeromicrobium tamlense DNA encodes these proteins:
- the amaB gene encoding L-piperidine-6-carboxylate dehydrogenase, with protein MSISDQVTEIFGRIGASTQFAADGEIVCRTPIDGSELGRLQADTAQSVGEAVGRAHAAFQEWRTVPAPARGAFVRELGNLLREHKDDLGALVTIEAGKILSEGLGEVQEMIDICDLAVGLSRQLHGLTIASERPGHRMMEQWHPLGVVGVISAFNFPVAVWSWNAALAFVCGDSIVWKPSEKTVLTALACRALAEEAARRSGAPEGLLQVVVGAREVGEALVDDPRVPLVSATGSTRMGKEVAPRVAARLGRSLLELGGNNAAIIAPSADLELAVRGIVFSAVGTAGQRCTSLRRVIVHESVKDELLQRLVAAYETLPIGSPLDSGTLVGPLVDESAAAGFAKALDQARSDGGAVLTGGTTAEGVEGGHYVHPAIVDMPDQTEIVRAETFAPLLYVLTYRDLDEAVALHNAVDQGLSSAIFTMDVREAELFVSATGSDCGIANVNIGTSGAEIGGAFGGEKDTGGGRESGSDAWKSYMRRSTNTINYSTELPLAQGVDFG; from the coding sequence ATGAGCATTTCTGACCAGGTCACCGAGATCTTCGGGCGCATCGGCGCGTCCACGCAGTTCGCCGCCGACGGCGAGATCGTCTGCCGCACCCCGATCGACGGCTCCGAGCTGGGCCGCCTCCAGGCCGACACGGCGCAGTCCGTGGGCGAGGCCGTGGGCCGGGCCCACGCCGCCTTCCAGGAGTGGCGCACGGTGCCGGCTCCCGCCCGCGGCGCGTTCGTCCGCGAGCTGGGCAACCTGCTGCGCGAGCACAAGGACGACCTCGGCGCCCTCGTGACGATCGAGGCCGGCAAGATCCTGTCCGAGGGCCTCGGCGAGGTCCAGGAGATGATCGACATCTGCGACCTGGCCGTGGGCCTGTCGCGCCAGCTGCACGGCCTGACGATCGCCAGCGAGCGACCGGGCCACCGCATGATGGAGCAGTGGCACCCGCTGGGCGTCGTCGGCGTCATCAGCGCCTTCAACTTCCCGGTCGCGGTGTGGTCGTGGAACGCCGCGCTGGCGTTCGTCTGCGGCGACAGCATCGTGTGGAAGCCGTCGGAGAAGACCGTGCTCACGGCGCTCGCGTGCCGCGCGCTCGCCGAGGAGGCCGCCCGACGCTCGGGTGCCCCCGAGGGCCTGCTGCAGGTCGTGGTCGGCGCCCGCGAGGTGGGCGAGGCGCTCGTCGACGACCCGCGCGTGCCGCTGGTCTCGGCCACCGGATCCACGCGGATGGGCAAGGAGGTCGCGCCCCGCGTGGCCGCCCGCCTCGGCCGCAGCCTGCTGGAGCTCGGCGGCAACAACGCCGCGATCATCGCGCCCAGCGCCGACCTCGAGCTGGCGGTGCGCGGCATCGTGTTCTCGGCGGTCGGCACCGCCGGCCAGCGCTGCACGTCGCTGCGTCGCGTGATCGTGCACGAGTCGGTGAAGGACGAGCTGCTCCAGCGCCTCGTCGCCGCCTACGAGACCCTGCCGATCGGCTCGCCGCTGGACTCCGGGACGCTCGTCGGCCCGCTGGTGGACGAGTCCGCCGCGGCCGGCTTCGCCAAGGCCCTCGACCAGGCGCGCTCCGACGGCGGCGCCGTGCTGACCGGCGGCACCACCGCCGAGGGCGTGGAGGGTGGCCACTACGTGCACCCCGCGATCGTCGACATGCCCGACCAGACCGAGATCGTGCGCGCCGAGACCTTCGCGCCGCTGCTCTACGTGCTGACGTACCGCGACCTCGACGAGGCCGTCGCGCTGCACAACGCCGTCGACCAGGGCCTGTCCAGCGCCATCTTCACGATGGACGTGCGCGAGGCCGAGCTGTTCGTCTCGGCGACCGGCTCGGACTGCGGCATCGCCAACGTCAACATCGGCACCTCGGGCGCCGAGATCGGCGGCGCGTTCGGCGGTGAGAAGGACACCGGCGGAGGCCGCGAGTCCGGCTCGGACGCGTGGAAGAGCTACATGCGCCGGTCGACGAACACGATCAACTACTCCACTGAGCTGCCGCTCGCGCAGGGCGTCGACTTCGGCTGA
- a CDS encoding 1-aminocyclopropane-1-carboxylate deaminase/D-cysteine desulfhydrase codes for MDLSDRPRAHLGVWPTPLQDVDGLWMKREDLSGFGFGGNKVRKLEFLLGAAVARGQRRVVTFGALQSNHVRATAAACARLGLHLDAIAVQAVPRTDADYTGSGNAFLTELFGATRHVVADDDAAGALALELMAEHGDDLAVILPGGSDRIGVLGHVDTALELYSQLEFDPHEIVVAASTCGTMAGLVIGLAAAEVDTVVRGVCVYHSLEQTEAQLRDLLAQASDELGVPVPDDDRWVLDDSQLGDGYGIPSPAGLAEIHRLATTRGIALDPVYTAKAYAALPGDPELRRRTVFLHTGGGPSLFAYRSALG; via the coding sequence ATGGACCTGAGCGATCGCCCCCGCGCCCACCTCGGCGTGTGGCCCACGCCCCTGCAGGACGTGGACGGACTCTGGATGAAGCGCGAGGACCTCAGCGGCTTCGGCTTCGGCGGCAACAAGGTCCGCAAGCTCGAGTTCCTGCTGGGCGCGGCGGTCGCCCGCGGCCAGCGCCGCGTGGTCACCTTCGGCGCGCTGCAGTCCAACCACGTGCGCGCCACCGCAGCCGCCTGCGCCCGCCTCGGGCTGCACCTGGACGCCATCGCCGTGCAGGCCGTGCCGCGGACCGACGCGGACTACACGGGCTCGGGCAACGCGTTCCTGACCGAGCTGTTCGGCGCGACCCGCCACGTCGTGGCCGACGACGACGCCGCGGGCGCACTCGCGCTGGAGCTCATGGCCGAGCACGGCGACGACCTCGCCGTGATCCTGCCCGGCGGCTCGGACCGCATCGGCGTCCTCGGTCACGTGGACACCGCGCTCGAGCTGTACAGCCAGCTCGAGTTCGACCCGCACGAGATCGTCGTCGCCGCGTCCACGTGCGGCACCATGGCGGGCCTGGTGATCGGGCTCGCCGCCGCCGAGGTCGACACGGTCGTGCGCGGAGTCTGCGTCTACCACTCGCTCGAGCAGACCGAGGCCCAGCTGCGCGACCTGCTGGCGCAGGCGTCCGACGAGCTGGGCGTGCCCGTCCCCGACGACGACCGCTGGGTGCTCGACGACTCTCAGCTCGGCGACGGCTACGGCATCCCGTCGCCGGCCGGCCTGGCCGAGATCCACCGCCTCGCCACCACGCGCGGCATCGCGCTCGATCCCGTCTACACGGCGAAGGCGTACGCGGCGCTGCCCGGCGACCCCGAGCTGCGCCGCCGCACGGTGTTCCTGCACACCGGCGGCGGCCCCTCGCTGTTCGCGTACCGCTCCGCGCTGGGCTGA
- the recO gene encoding DNA repair protein RecO — protein sequence MGTYRDSGVVLRTQKLGEADRIVTMLTRGRGVVRAVGRGVRKTSSRFGGRLEPFMHVDVQFAEGRSLDVIAQVVTIDPFASHLGADYGAYTAGTAMLETAERLVADTAEPSVPQYHLLVGALRALTEHRQPPGVLLDSFQLRSLAIAGYAPSFDGCARCGLEGPHRHFHAGSGGMLCDGCRVPGSSVPSATTVALLAALLVGDWSAVGLADERSRREAGGIVANYLSWHLERGLRSLAHVDR from the coding sequence GTGGGCACCTATCGCGACTCCGGTGTCGTCCTGCGCACCCAGAAGCTGGGGGAGGCCGACCGCATCGTCACGATGCTCACGCGCGGACGCGGCGTCGTGCGGGCCGTGGGCCGCGGGGTCCGCAAGACCTCCAGCCGCTTCGGCGGGCGCCTGGAGCCCTTCATGCACGTCGACGTGCAGTTCGCCGAGGGCCGCTCGCTCGACGTCATCGCCCAGGTCGTGACGATCGACCCCTTCGCCTCGCACCTCGGCGCCGACTACGGCGCCTACACGGCGGGCACGGCGATGCTGGAGACCGCCGAGCGTCTCGTCGCCGACACCGCCGAGCCCTCGGTCCCGCAGTACCACCTGCTGGTGGGGGCGCTGCGCGCGCTCACCGAGCACCGCCAGCCGCCCGGCGTGCTGCTCGACTCGTTCCAGCTGCGGTCGCTCGCGATCGCCGGCTACGCCCCGTCGTTCGACGGCTGCGCCCGCTGCGGCCTCGAGGGCCCGCACCGCCACTTCCATGCCGGATCCGGCGGCATGCTGTGTGACGGCTGCCGCGTGCCGGGCTCCTCGGTCCCGTCGGCCACCACGGTGGCCCTGCTCGCCGCGCTGCTCGTGGGCGACTGGAGCGCGGTCGGGCTGGCCGACGAGCGGTCCCGCCGCGAGGCCGGGGGCATCGTGGCCAACTACCTGTCCTGGCACCTCGAGCGCGGCCTGCGCTCCCTGGCCCACGTGGATCGCTGA
- a CDS encoding isoprenyl transferase, translating into MPRNPTPHPSGATPPRLAPEQVPQHVAIVMDGNGRWAKERGLPRTEGHKAGEAALFDVVEGAIEIGVKAVSAYAFSTENWKRSPDEVKFLMGFNRDVIRRRRDEMHELGVRVRWAGRRPRLWRSVIRELEEAEQLTKDNTVCTLTMCVNYGGRAEIADAAAALARDVKAGRLNPEKITEATFARYLDEPWMPDVDLFWRTSGEQRTSNFLPWQSAYAELVFSDIAWPDVDRRALWAAVEEYATRQRRYGSA; encoded by the coding sequence ATGCCCCGAAACCCCACCCCGCACCCGTCGGGGGCCACCCCGCCGCGCCTCGCCCCCGAGCAGGTGCCCCAGCACGTCGCGATCGTCATGGACGGCAACGGCCGCTGGGCGAAGGAGCGCGGACTGCCGCGCACCGAGGGCCACAAGGCCGGCGAGGCGGCGCTGTTCGACGTCGTCGAGGGCGCGATCGAGATCGGCGTCAAGGCCGTCAGCGCCTATGCCTTCAGCACCGAGAACTGGAAGCGGTCGCCCGACGAGGTGAAGTTCCTGATGGGCTTCAACCGCGACGTCATCCGCCGCCGCCGCGACGAGATGCACGAGCTCGGCGTCCGCGTCCGCTGGGCGGGCCGGCGCCCCCGGCTGTGGCGCAGCGTCATCCGCGAGCTGGAGGAGGCCGAGCAGCTCACCAAGGACAACACGGTCTGCACCCTGACGATGTGCGTGAACTACGGCGGCCGGGCCGAGATCGCCGACGCCGCCGCGGCACTCGCGCGCGACGTCAAGGCCGGCCGGCTGAACCCCGAGAAGATCACCGAGGCCACCTTCGCGCGCTACCTCGACGAGCCGTGGATGCCTGACGTCGACCTCTTCTGGCGCACCTCCGGCGAGCAGCGCACCAGCAACTTCCTGCCGTGGCAGTCGGCCTACGCCGAGCTGGTGTTCAGCGACATCGCGTGGCCCGACGTCGACCGCCGCGCCCTGTGGGCCGCGGTGGAGGAGTACGCCACGCGCCAGCGCCGCTACGGCTCCGCCTGA
- a CDS encoding MerR family transcriptional regulator, with amino-acid sequence MKSSQSIGDVAARFGLETHVLRHWEDVGLLRPARDGADRRRYGDDDLVRVAVILRSKAAGMSLEQIAVLLDEEAPSRHEVLESHLADLDRRMQEMERSREMTEHALRCRSHDITQCPRFRGFVTDVLAGTTRWSLDGPATA; translated from the coding sequence ATGAAGTCAAGTCAGTCGATCGGGGACGTCGCCGCGCGGTTCGGGCTCGAGACCCACGTGCTGCGGCACTGGGAGGACGTGGGACTGCTGCGGCCGGCCCGCGACGGTGCCGACCGGCGCCGCTACGGCGACGACGACCTGGTGCGGGTCGCCGTCATCCTGCGCAGCAAGGCCGCCGGGATGTCGCTCGAGCAGATCGCCGTGCTGCTCGACGAGGAGGCGCCGTCGCGCCACGAGGTGCTGGAGTCCCACCTGGCCGACCTCGACCGGCGCATGCAGGAGATGGAGCGCTCGCGCGAGATGACCGAGCACGCCCTGCGCTGCCGCTCGCACGACATCACCCAGTGCCCGCGGTTCCGCGGCTTCGTCACCGACGTCCTCGCCGGCACGACGCGCTGGTCGCTCGACGGTCCCGCCACCGCTTAG
- a CDS encoding NAD(P)/FAD-dependent oxidoreductase: MYDALVIGGGPAGLQAALTLGRMHRTAVLIDSGRYRNGTVEHAHNFVTHDGRAPAEIRRLAREDLAAYDTVELRDTTVHAVREEGDGFVAETDGGPIHARTLILATGLKDDLGSIPGLEEAWGREVAACPFCHGHELSGRVIGLAGTGPHVPMMTAMLAPIASRLVHFEDGEVTKIERTGDGVRVHRATGEPVEVAGLFVHPAFAQAAPFAEQLGLELLPSGCIRIDVLGQTSHPRVFAAGDLAHVEQLPMPMASVLGAAAAGLTAGASVVRTLALAESAQG, from the coding sequence ATGTACGACGCGCTCGTCATCGGCGGCGGACCGGCCGGGCTGCAGGCCGCGCTCACGCTCGGCCGCATGCACCGGACCGCCGTCCTCATCGACTCCGGCCGCTACCGCAACGGCACGGTCGAGCACGCCCACAACTTCGTGACCCACGACGGTCGAGCGCCGGCCGAGATCCGCCGGCTGGCCCGCGAGGACCTTGCCGCGTACGACACCGTCGAGCTCCGCGACACCACGGTGCACGCCGTCCGCGAGGAGGGCGACGGCTTCGTGGCCGAGACCGACGGCGGCCCGATCCACGCCCGCACGCTGATCCTGGCGACGGGCCTGAAGGACGACCTGGGCTCGATCCCGGGCCTGGAGGAGGCGTGGGGTCGCGAGGTCGCGGCGTGCCCGTTCTGCCACGGCCACGAGCTCTCGGGTCGCGTGATCGGCCTCGCCGGCACCGGACCTCACGTGCCGATGATGACCGCGATGCTGGCACCGATCGCGTCGCGCCTCGTGCACTTCGAGGATGGTGAGGTCACGAAGATCGAGCGGACCGGCGACGGCGTCCGGGTGCACCGCGCGACCGGTGAGCCGGTCGAGGTGGCGGGCCTGTTCGTCCACCCGGCGTTCGCCCAGGCGGCCCCGTTCGCGGAGCAGCTCGGTCTCGAGCTGCTGCCGTCGGGCTGCATCCGGATCGACGTCCTCGGCCAGACCAGCCACCCGCGCGTCTTCGCCGCGGGCGACCTCGCGCACGTGGAGCAGCTGCCGATGCCGATGGCCTCGGTGCTGGGTGCCGCGGCGGCGGGCCTGACCGCCGGGGCGAGCGTCGTGAGGACCCTCGCCCTCGCCGAGTCCGCGCAGGGCTGA
- a CDS encoding fumarylacetoacetate hydrolase family protein, which yields MRVARFAGDDDPRFGVVGTEGDTPIIAPLKGDPLYAPLELTGEKLALEDVRLLAPVIPRSKVVCVGKNYVAHAAEMGGDVPEEPLIFLKPNTSVIGPGEPIFYPKQSQNVHFEGELAIVIGRICRNLTAEDAPKVIYGYTVANDVTARDLQKKDGQWARAKGFDTFCPLGPWIETDFDPSDVRVRTTLNGETKQDGRTSDMVFDVTTILQYVTSFMTLLPGDVVLTGTPDGVGPMVAGDDVAVTIDGLGTLTNPVVADE from the coding sequence ATGCGCGTGGCCAGATTCGCCGGTGACGACGACCCCCGTTTCGGGGTCGTCGGCACCGAGGGCGACACCCCGATCATCGCCCCTCTCAAGGGGGACCCCCTCTACGCTCCGCTGGAGCTCACCGGCGAGAAGCTGGCGCTGGAGGACGTGCGCCTGCTGGCGCCGGTCATCCCGCGCAGCAAGGTGGTGTGCGTCGGCAAGAACTACGTCGCGCACGCCGCCGAGATGGGCGGCGACGTCCCCGAGGAGCCGCTGATCTTCCTCAAGCCGAACACCTCGGTGATCGGTCCGGGCGAGCCGATCTTCTACCCGAAGCAGTCGCAGAACGTGCACTTCGAGGGCGAGCTCGCGATCGTGATCGGCCGCATCTGCCGCAACCTCACGGCCGAGGACGCGCCCAAGGTGATCTACGGCTACACCGTGGCCAACGACGTCACGGCGCGCGACCTGCAGAAGAAGGACGGCCAGTGGGCCCGTGCGAAGGGCTTCGACACGTTCTGCCCGCTCGGCCCGTGGATCGAGACCGACTTCGACCCCTCCGACGTCCGCGTGCGCACCACGCTCAACGGCGAGACGAAGCAGGACGGCCGCACGTCGGACATGGTCTTCGACGTGACCACGATCCTGCAGTACGTGACCAGCTTCATGACCCTCCTGCCCGGTGACGTCGTCCTGACCGGCACGCCCGACGGCGTCGGCCCCATGGTGGCCGGCGACGACGTGGCCGTGACGATCGACGGCCTGGGCACCCTGACGAACCCGGTGGTGGCAGATGAGTGA
- the gltX gene encoding glutamate--tRNA ligase: MSETRWTTATGSDVVARFCPSPTGNPHVGMARTALFSWAFARHHGGRFVFRIEDTDASRDSQESYDLLIDVMRWLGLDWDEGVEVGGPNGPYRQSQRMDVYADVAQRLLDAGFAYKAYDTAEELEERRNAARAAGRPSGYDGLHRDLTPEQQAAYEAEGRQPVIRFKMPERDWTFDDLVRGEITFGAENVQDFVIVRANGQPLYTLTNPVDDALMGITHVLRGEDILSSTPRQMALYEAFGEIGVGSGFTPRFGHLPYVMGAGNKKLSKRDPESNLLGYRDQGFLPEGLLNYLALLGWSIAEDRDIFSLEEMVAAFEVERVNPNPARFDLKKCEAINGDHVRLLAPDEFVRRLLPYLPEGVDEALVTQAAPLVQERSNLLTEAAEMLGFLFAGEDFAVDPDDAAKQLNEDGLEVAKAAREALSGLDAWTTESIEAALRQALVEERGLKPRLAFGPVRVAVTGRRISPPLFESMELLGRETSLARLDAVL, from the coding sequence ATGAGTGAGACCCGTTGGACGACCGCGACCGGCAGCGACGTGGTCGCCCGGTTCTGCCCGTCGCCGACCGGCAACCCGCACGTCGGCATGGCGCGCACGGCACTGTTCAGCTGGGCCTTCGCGCGTCACCACGGTGGGCGCTTCGTCTTCCGCATCGAGGACACCGACGCCAGCCGTGACTCCCAGGAGTCCTACGACCTGCTGATCGACGTCATGCGATGGCTCGGCCTGGACTGGGACGAGGGCGTCGAGGTCGGCGGCCCGAACGGCCCCTACCGCCAGAGCCAGCGCATGGACGTCTACGCCGACGTCGCGCAGCGCCTCCTCGACGCGGGCTTCGCGTACAAGGCCTACGACACCGCCGAGGAGCTGGAGGAGCGCCGCAACGCCGCGCGCGCCGCCGGCCGCCCGAGCGGCTACGACGGACTGCACCGCGACCTCACGCCCGAACAGCAGGCGGCGTACGAGGCCGAGGGCCGCCAGCCGGTCATCCGCTTCAAGATGCCCGAGCGCGACTGGACCTTCGACGACCTCGTCCGCGGCGAGATCACGTTCGGCGCCGAGAACGTGCAGGACTTCGTGATCGTCCGCGCCAACGGCCAGCCGCTCTACACGCTGACCAACCCGGTCGACGACGCGCTCATGGGGATCACGCACGTGCTGCGCGGCGAGGACATCCTGTCGTCCACCCCGCGCCAGATGGCGCTGTACGAGGCGTTCGGCGAGATCGGCGTCGGCTCGGGCTTCACGCCGCGGTTCGGCCACCTGCCCTACGTCATGGGCGCGGGCAACAAGAAGCTCTCGAAGCGCGACCCCGAGTCGAACCTGCTCGGCTACCGCGACCAGGGCTTCCTGCCCGAGGGCCTGCTGAACTACCTCGCCCTGCTCGGCTGGTCGATCGCCGAGGACCGCGACATCTTCTCGCTCGAGGAGATGGTGGCCGCATTCGAGGTGGAGCGCGTCAACCCCAACCCGGCCCGCTTCGACCTGAAGAAGTGCGAGGCGATCAACGGCGACCACGTGCGCCTGCTCGCCCCGGACGAGTTCGTCCGCCGGCTGCTGCCGTACCTGCCCGAGGGCGTCGACGAGGCGCTCGTGACGCAGGCCGCGCCGCTCGTGCAGGAGCGCAGCAACCTGCTCACCGAGGCCGCCGAGATGCTCGGCTTCCTGTTCGCGGGCGAGGACTTCGCCGTCGATCCCGACGACGCCGCCAAGCAGCTCAACGAGGACGGCCTCGAGGTCGCGAAGGCGGCCCGCGAGGCGCTGTCCGGCCTCGACGCGTGGACCACCGAGTCGATCGAGGCGGCCCTGCGCCAGGCCCTCGTCGAGGAGCGCGGCCTCAAGCCGCGTCTCGCCTTCGGCCCGGTCCGCGTCGCGGTCACCGGCCGTCGCATCTCCCCGCCGCTGTTCGAGTCGATGGAGCTGCTGGGCCGCGAGACCTCGCTCGCACGCCTCGACGCCGTCCTCTGA
- a CDS encoding MFS transporter — MTDLKTAEIAGARKKAVSAAGIGNFVEWFDFGIYAQFITIISMKFFPSDNPTASLLSGFAAFAVGFLARPIGGIIFGNIGDRVGRRTALSGAVLLMSGATVAIGLTPSYESVGLLAPVLLVAWRILQGLSAGGEYAGSGSFIIEYAPSHRRALFGAVNPMSVALGTAAGATVGLVVTQSMNEASLESWGWRIPFILAGPVGLVGLYLRLKIQETPEFEAVREAAAEAVHPPIVRAFQEGLRPMMVVFAWSMVTAVSFYLLGGYMVAYNTEELGLGRVDALTSYIVALLVFAISCPLTGLAADRWGRRPVAIAAAIGLAVAVIPSFHIMGMGGLGATMLGQGLYGIFAGAIALITPVIMVELFRPEIRYTASALAYNMAFALLGGTAPLVATWLIARTGDPISPAYYVVLFAAVGLVAVLVGLKGYYAKDSIRSLQMGTEADKV; from the coding sequence ATGACCGACCTCAAGACCGCCGAGATCGCCGGCGCACGCAAGAAAGCCGTGTCCGCCGCCGGCATCGGCAACTTCGTCGAATGGTTCGACTTCGGCATCTACGCCCAGTTCATCACCATCATCAGCATGAAGTTCTTCCCCAGCGACAACCCCACCGCGTCGCTGCTGTCGGGCTTCGCCGCCTTCGCGGTCGGCTTCCTCGCCCGCCCGATCGGCGGCATCATCTTCGGCAACATCGGCGACCGCGTCGGCCGCCGTACGGCCCTGTCCGGCGCCGTCCTGCTGATGTCGGGCGCGACCGTCGCGATCGGCCTCACCCCCAGCTACGAGTCCGTGGGCCTGCTCGCCCCCGTCCTGCTCGTCGCCTGGCGCATCCTCCAGGGCCTGTCGGCCGGCGGCGAGTACGCCGGCTCGGGCAGCTTCATCATCGAGTACGCGCCGTCGCACCGCCGCGCGCTGTTCGGCGCCGTGAACCCGATGTCCGTCGCCCTGGGCACCGCCGCCGGCGCGACCGTGGGCCTGGTCGTGACCCAGTCGATGAACGAGGCGTCCCTCGAGAGCTGGGGCTGGCGCATCCCGTTCATCCTCGCCGGTCCGGTCGGCCTGGTCGGCCTCTACCTGCGCCTGAAGATCCAGGAGACGCCCGAGTTCGAGGCCGTTCGCGAGGCCGCCGCCGAGGCGGTCCACCCGCCGATCGTCCGCGCCTTCCAGGAGGGCCTGCGCCCGATGATGGTCGTCTTCGCCTGGTCGATGGTCACCGCGGTGAGCTTCTACCTGCTCGGCGGCTACATGGTGGCGTACAACACCGAGGAGCTCGGTCTCGGCCGGGTCGACGCGCTGACCTCGTACATCGTCGCGCTGCTGGTCTTCGCGATCTCCTGCCCGCTGACCGGCCTGGCCGCCGACCGCTGGGGTCGGCGTCCGGTCGCCATCGCCGCCGCCATCGGCCTGGCCGTGGCCGTGATCCCGTCGTTCCACATCATGGGCATGGGCGGCCTCGGTGCCACCATGCTCGGCCAGGGCCTCTACGGCATCTTCGCCGGCGCGATCGCGCTGATCACCCCGGTGATCATGGTCGAGCTGTTCCGCCCCGAGATCCGCTACACGGCGAGCGCGCTGGCCTACAACATGGCCTTCGCCCTGCTCGGCGGCACGGCGCCGCTCGTGGCCACGTGGCTGATCGCCCGCACGGGTGACCCGATCTCCCCGGCCTACTACGTGGTGCTGTTCGCCGCGGTCGGCCTGGTCGCGGTGCTGGTGGGCCTGAAGGGCTACTACGCGAAGGACAGCATCCGCTCGCTGCAGATGGGCACCGAGGCCGACAAGGTCTGA
- a CDS encoding class I adenylate-forming enzyme family protein, which yields MSDSVTQTRPPWLSGYPEGKPETIVAEYATCLEMFSAAVERGADAPAVRYFDGTLTYAEVDALTDAIAAVLVERGFVPGDRLALYLQNDPAFPLGLVAAWKAGGIAVLVNPMNKQREVGNLLRDSGAVALLTLDDLYATVARDVVDSGQTSVTTVITTSATDFQTRNDPRVLGTDAVVTEGTLRLTDVARTHAGRRVPAPDLGPDSIAVLTYTSGTTGLPKGAMNTHGAMTFNTQTYRDWMDLPEGAGVLAIAPLFHITGLVGHATLAMLLGGPLVLTHRFEPLSMLDAIREHRPFFTIGAITALVALTSAEGATRDDFTSLEVVYSGGAPIPPSVADRIEEEFGFYAHNFYGMTETTSPTHGVPRGLRAPVDPVSGALAVGFPVFNTHVRVVDEDGAEVPVGQIGEFATSGPQVIPGYWNNPEATAEAIIDRELRTGDMGFMDADGWFFIVDRKKDMIIASGYKVWPREVEDVLYAHPAVKEAAVVGVAHEYRGETVKAYVALHSGAEATPDELIAFCRERMAAYKYPREVEVLDRLPQSVTGKILRRELR from the coding sequence ATGTCCGACTCCGTCACCCAGACCCGCCCGCCGTGGCTGTCCGGCTACCCCGAGGGCAAGCCCGAGACCATCGTCGCCGAGTACGCCACGTGCCTGGAGATGTTCTCCGCCGCGGTCGAGCGCGGCGCCGACGCTCCCGCCGTGCGGTACTTCGACGGCACCCTGACCTACGCCGAGGTCGACGCCCTCACCGACGCGATAGCCGCGGTCCTCGTCGAGCGCGGCTTCGTGCCCGGTGACCGCCTCGCGCTGTACCTGCAGAACGACCCGGCGTTCCCCCTCGGCCTCGTCGCGGCGTGGAAGGCCGGCGGCATCGCCGTGCTCGTCAACCCGATGAACAAGCAGCGCGAGGTCGGGAACCTGCTTCGCGACTCCGGCGCCGTCGCCCTGCTCACCCTCGACGACCTGTACGCGACAGTGGCCCGCGACGTCGTCGACTCGGGACAGACCTCGGTCACGACCGTCATCACCACCTCGGCGACCGACTTCCAGACGCGGAACGACCCGCGCGTGCTGGGCACCGATGCCGTGGTCACCGAGGGCACCCTGCGGCTCACCGACGTCGCCCGGACGCACGCCGGCCGTCGCGTCCCCGCTCCCGACCTGGGCCCCGACAGCATCGCCGTCCTGACCTACACGTCGGGCACGACCGGCCTGCCCAAGGGCGCCATGAACACGCACGGCGCGATGACGTTCAACACGCAGACCTACCGCGACTGGATGGACCTGCCCGAGGGCGCCGGCGTCCTGGCCATCGCGCCGCTGTTCCACATCACCGGCCTCGTCGGGCACGCCACGCTGGCGATGCTGCTCGGCGGGCCACTGGTCCTCACGCACCGCTTCGAGCCGCTCTCGATGCTCGACGCCATCCGTGAGCACCGGCCCTTCTTCACGATCGGCGCGATCACCGCACTCGTCGCCCTCACCAGCGCCGAGGGAGCCACGCGTGACGACTTCACGTCCCTCGAGGTCGTCTACTCCGGTGGCGCCCCGATCCCGCCGTCCGTCGCCGACCGGATCGAGGAGGAGTTCGGGTTCTACGCCCACAACTTCTACGGCATGACCGAGACCACCTCCCCCACCCACGGCGTCCCCCGCGGCCTGCGGGCGCCCGTGGACCCGGTCTCGGGCGCGCTGGCGGTCGGCTTCCCCGTCTTCAACACGCACGTGCGCGTCGTGGACGAGGACGGCGCCGAGGTCCCCGTGGGCCAGATCGGCGAGTTCGCCACCTCCGGCCCGCAGGTCATCCCCGGCTACTGGAACAACCCGGAGGCCACGGCGGAGGCGATCATCGACCGCGAGCTGCGCACGGGCGACATGGGCTTCATGGACGCTGACGGCTGGTTCTTCATCGTCGACCGCAAGAAGGACATGATCATCGCCTCCGGCTATAAGGTGTGGCCGCGCGAGGTGGAGGACGTCCTCTACGCCCACCCGGCCGTGAAGGAGGCCGCGGTCGTCGGCGTCGCGCACGAGTACCGCGGCGAGACCGTGAAGGCCTACGTCGCCCTGCACTCCGGCGCCGAGGCCACCCCCGACGAGCTCATCGCGTTCTGCCGGGAGCGGATGGCCGCCTACAAGTACCCGCGAGAGGTCGAGGTCCTCGACCGCCTCCCCCAGTCCGTCACCGGAAAGATCCTGCGTCGCGAGCTGCGCTGA